From one Papio anubis isolate 15944 chromosome 12, Panubis1.0, whole genome shotgun sequence genomic stretch:
- the C12H11orf96 gene encoding uncharacterized protein C11orf96 homolog: MAFAVIRAHSRVGSRGLYKREPGRRGADSNSSGGERLGARRNSAPRAPRPPTGPPARPPSRGAPARAREGRRHPAADLDPPPGEPPAAASRGAPAQRPPPESPGAPPPGPADAGGAMAAKPGELMGICSSYQAVMPHFVCLADEFPQPVRPAKLSKGRGRLRRPRQSRFKTQPVTFDEIQEVEEEGVSPMEEEKAKKSFLQSLECLRRSTQSLSLQREQLSSCKLRNSLDSSDSDSAL; encoded by the coding sequence ATGGCATTCGCTGTCATCCGAGCTCACAGCCGTGTGGGTAGCCGCGGGCTATATAAGCGGGAGCCGGGCCGCCGCGGGGCAGACAGCAACAGCAGCGGCGGCGAGCGCCTCGGAGCGCGGCGGAACAGCGCCCCCCGAGCCCCGCGCCCCCCGACGGgtccgcccgcccgcccgccctccCGAGGAGCGCCGGCCCGGGCCCGCGAGGGCCGCCGCCACCCCGCAGCAGATTTGGATCCCCCGCCCGGCGAGCCCCCGGCTGCTGCCTCCCGGGGGGCCCCGGCGCAGCGGCCGCCTCCGGAGAGCCCCGGCGCCCCGCCGCCCGGTCCCGCAGACGCCGGAGGCGCCATGGCCGCCAAGCCCGGCGAGCTGATGGGCATCTGCTCCAGTTACCAGGCCGTGATGCCGCACTTCGTGTGCCTGGCCGACGAGTTCCCGCAGCCCGTGCGGCCCGCCAAGCTGTCCAAGGGCCGGGGCCGGCTGCGGCGGCCGCGCCAGTCTCGCTTCAAGACGCAGCCGGTGACCTTCGACGagatccaggaggtggaggaggagggggtgTCCCCCATGGAGGAGGAGAAGGCCAAGAAGTCGTTCCTGCAGAGCCTGGAGTGCCTGCGCCGCAGCACGCAGAGCCTGTCGCTGCAGCGGGAGCAGCTCAGCAGCTGCAAACTGAGGAACAGCCTGGACTCCAGCGACTCCGACTCGGCCCTGTGA